The Polyangiaceae bacterium genomic interval TATCGCGGACTATGGAGCGGTGCCCGTGCCACCGTGTCCGGATGGATCCGCTCCGACGGTTTATTATTCCGAACCCGCCCAGAATGCCGTCTGCGATGATTGCACGTGCTCGTACACGGGCGCCGTTTGTACCGTGCCGAAGATGCAGTGTTATTGGAGCAACACGAATTGCGGGGGCAATGCCGATTATGCCACGAATCCCGATGACACGACGTGCGATCCGAATTTGCCCGCCGCAGCGGGTGCCTCGTCCCATTGCGTCATCGTCGGGCAATCGAATGCCACCGGAAAAGGAACGTGCACCGCGTCGTCCGGCGCCGTGAAAAATCCCCCGTTTGCGCAGGAAATTCATCTCTGTCCCGCGCAATCCGTTGCGGAATGTGCAACCGGTGGACAATGCGTGGCGCAGGTCGAAGGTGATTATGCATCGACCATTTGCATCCATCGAGCGAACGTGGAGGCATGTCCACCGGGGTTCGAGGTGGAAAAACAAGTGTTCGAATCGGGCAGCGATGGCCGGTCGTGTACGGATTGCCAATGCGATCCGAACACCGTGACGTGCACGGGCGGTGGACACGACGTATTCGACTTGGAGTCTTGCGGCGGCATGAAAAAGTTCGTCACGGCAGACCTTGGTTGCACGGGTGTGGGCGCATATCTCGATTCTGGCACGGGATCGATCAAAGGCGTCCGAGGTACGCCGGTGCCCGGCGTGTGTTTACAGGGCCAGCCTTCCGGGTGGGTGGAAGGCGTCGGCGCGCGGAAGCTTTGTTGCCGCACGCCGGGGTGACTTGTAAGAATGTTCACGTAAGCGCAGGTCGACACAATGCAACGCTGCGCTTTCGACTGGCCTTGTCGCGTTTCTTGGGCCAAACCATGACCATGCATGCTCCGCACGTCGTCGTGAATGGGGGTACCCCGGACATTTTGGCTCCGGGGCTCGAAGCGCTCTTCGTAGGCGCCAACCCGGGGCTGCTCTCAGCGCAACAAGGGCACAACTTTGCAAATCCGGGAAATGCATTCTGGCGCCTCATGCATGAAAGCGGGATGGTTCCGAGGAAGCTTTTGCCCGAGGAGGAAATGGAGCTGCTCCGGTACGGGCTTGGACTGACGAACCTCGTCGCCCGCCCGACGCGTGGCGTGATGGACCTTGGACCTAGCGATTATGCGAAGGGCCGC includes:
- a CDS encoding mismatch-specific DNA-glycosylase yields the protein MHAPHVVVNGGTPDILAPGLEALFVGANPGLLSAQQGHNFANPGNAFWRLMHESGMVPRKLLPEEEMELLRYGLGLTNLVARPTRGVMDLGPSDYAKGRKLLAAKIQAYAPRRVVFVGITVCRNFFDKKTSEPIRCGEFGECIHGARVYVVPNPSGRNAHFSYAKMLEAFRFVASAMGRG